Genomic window (bacterium):
TCGGGCTGCTCGGCGGCACGTCGCCGAAGAGCTCCCGGGCGCGGGCGGTCGCCTCGAGGTCCTGGCCGGCGAACACGGTCGCGACCCGGTCGGGCCGCACCACGCCGCCGATGGCCGCCTTGACGGCCGGACGGGCGCTGCCCGCGGCGCAGCCGCAGACGCTGTTGACCAGCACCAGCGCGGTGCCGTCCTTGGCGGCGAAGAACGCGTCGACCTCGGCGGGCGTGCGCAGTTCCTGCACGCCGGCGGTGGTCAGCTCGGCCCGCATGGGGGCCACCATCTCCTCGGGATAGGGCATGGTCGGTCTCTCCTGTGTCTATGCCGATGGCGGGCTCAGCCCACCTCGTCGTCGTTGCTGTCGACGGCACCGTCCGGTCCCGTCGCTTGATCGCCCTGGCTCGCGAGGATCGCCTCGAGGGCGCGCCAGGGCAGGGTGGCGCACTTGACGCGCGCCGGGAAATCCTTCACGCCGCCGAAGACGGCCAGCTTGCCGAGTCCGTCCGGATCGGGCGTCTTCTCGCCGCTGGTCAGCATGCCCAGGAACTCGTCGAGGATCGCCCGCACCTCTTCGGTGCGACGCCCCTTGAGGACCTCGGTGAGCATCGACGAGCTGGCGGTGAAGATGGCGCAGCCGCTGCCCTCGAAGCAGAGATCCTCGAGGGTGCCGTCGGCGGCCTTCTTCACGTAGAGCGTGAGCTTGTCGCCGCAGAGGGGGTTGTAGCCCTCGCGGTGCAGGCAGCCCTTCTCGTGATCGCAGTCGTGCATGGGCCGGTGGTTGCGCGGGTGCTGCCCGTGGTCCAGCACCAGTTCCTGGTAGAGATCCCTCAGGTCGCTCATACGCGGAAGAACTTTCGGATGCGCTGCAGGCTCGCGGCCAGGGCCTCGAGATCGGCAACGGTGTTGTACAGCCCCAGCGAGGCCCGGGTCGTGGCCGGGACCCCGAAGCGGTCCATGACCGGCTGGGCGCAGTGGTGTCCGGTGCGGACGGCGATGTTGTCGGCGTCGAGGAAGGTGCCCACGTCGTGGGGATGCACCCCGTCCAGGACGAAGCTGAAGACCGCCGCCTTCGCGGCCGCGGTGCCGATCAGGCGCAGACCCGCCACGCCGGCCAGGAGCTCGGTGCCCGCAGCCACCAATTCGTGCTCCCAGGCGGCGATCTCGGCCACGCCCAGGTCGGTCATGTAGTCGATCGCGGCGCCGAGGCCCACGGCCCCGGCGATGTGCGGAGTGCCGGCCTCGAAGCGCGCCGGCGGGTCGGCCCAGGTGCTGCCGGCCATGGTCACCGAGAGGATCATGTCCCCTCCGCCCTGCCAGGGCTCCATGCCGCGCCAGTGGGCACGCTTGCCGTACACGGCACCCACACCGGTCGGGCCGTACATCTTGTGGCCCGAGAAGACGTAGAAATCGCAGTCGAGAGCCTGCACGTCGACCGGCACGTGGGGCACGGCCTGGGCGCCGTCGACGATGACGGGCACGCCCCGCTCGTGGGCCAGGGCGATGATCCCGGCGAGCGGATTGACCGTGCCCAGGGCGTTGGAGACGTGGGTGATGGCCAGGACCTTCGTCCGGTCGGTCAGCAGCCCGGGCAGCCGGTCGAGGTCGAGCTCGCCGGTGTCGGTCAGGGGCACCCAGGTCAGGCGGGCGCCGCTGCGGGCGCACAGCATCTGCCAGGGCACGAGGTTCGAATGGTGCTCCATCTCGGTGACGAGGACCTCGTCGCCCTCGCGCAGGCGCGGCGCGACGAAGGAATGCGCCAGCAGGTTGAGGCCCTCGGTGGCGCCCCGCACGAAGACGATCTCGTCGTCGTGGGCCGCACCGAGGAAATCGCGCACCTTGCCGCGCGCCGCCTCGTACAGCTGGGTCGCCTCCTGACTGAGCCGGTACACGCCGCGGTGGATGTTGGCGTAGTGGCTCCGGTACACGTCGTCGACGGCGTCCAGCACCGGCCGGGCCTTCTGGGCGCTGGCGGCGCTGTCCAGGAAGACCAGGCCCGCATTCGCCTCGTCGGCCAGCAGGGGGAAGTCGGCGCGCACGGCGCCGGAGCGCAGGCGCTCGCGTCCCCGGACCCCGCCAATGCCGGAAACCGGCGCCATCAGCCCCGCCCCCCGAGCAGGCTCGTATCGACCGCGTGCAGGGAGCGCGTCACGATGGCCGCGAGCTCCTCGCGCAGGGCCGGCACGGGCACCGCGTCGATGACCTCGCTGGCGAAGGCCCACGCCAGCCAGGTGCGCGCCTCCTCGAGACTGAAGCCCCGGGCCTGCAGGTAGAAGAGCTCGTTCTCCTCGATCTGGCCGGTCGTCGAGCCGTGGCTGCACTTGACGTCGTCGGCGTAGATCTCCAGGCGCGGGATGCTGTTCATGACCGCGTCGTCCGAGAGCAGCAGGTTGCGGTTCGTCTGGTGGGCGTCGGTCTGCTGGCTGTCCCGGGCCACGAGGATCTGGCCGTCGAAGACGCCGCGCGACCGGCCGTCCAGGATGCCCTTGTACAGCTCCTCGGTGCGGCAGCCCGGCGCGGCGTGATGCACGCGCGTGCGCATGTCGAAGCGCTGGTCGTCGTCGCCCATGTAGAGGGCGTTCAGCACGCAGGCCGCCCCGCTGCCCGCGAGTTCCAGAGCCAGTTCGCGGCGCACGCGGGCGCCGCCGGTGGCGAACTCCCAGCTGCGGTACGCGCTGTCGGCGTCCTGCCGCACGTGGGTGGCCCCGGCGTGTTCGCCGGCCGCCTCGCCCACCACGAGCTTCACGTGGTCGACCCGCGCGCCGGCGCCGCAGACGATCTCGGTCAGGGGCTGTTCGGCGATGCCCGCGCGGCCCGGCGCGAAGCGTTCGACGAGGGTCACGACGGCCCGGTCGCCCACCCGCACGACGTTGCGCACGGGCACGACGCCCGCGCCGCTGTCCGGCCCATGGACGAAGACGAGTTCCACCGGACGG
Coding sequences:
- a CDS encoding SUF system NifU family Fe-S cluster assembly protein, whose product is MSDLRDLYQELVLDHGQHPRNHRPMHDCDHEKGCLHREGYNPLCGDKLTLYVKKAADGTLEDLCFEGSGCAIFTASSSMLTEVLKGRRTEEVRAILDEFLGMLTSGEKTPDPDGLGKLAVFGGVKDFPARVKCATLPWRALEAILASQGDQATGPDGAVDSNDDEVG
- a CDS encoding BrxA/BrxB family bacilliredoxin translates to MPYPEEMVAPMRAELTTAGVQELRTPAEVDAFFAAKDGTALVLVNSVCGCAAGSARPAVKAAIGGVVRPDRVATVFAGQDLEATARARELFGDVPPSSP
- a CDS encoding cysteine desulfurase, giving the protein MAPVSGIGGVRGRERLRSGAVRADFPLLADEANAGLVFLDSAASAQKARPVLDAVDDVYRSHYANIHRGVYRLSQEATQLYEAARGKVRDFLGAAHDDEIVFVRGATEGLNLLAHSFVAPRLREGDEVLVTEMEHHSNLVPWQMLCARSGARLTWVPLTDTGELDLDRLPGLLTDRTKVLAITHVSNALGTVNPLAGIIALAHERGVPVIVDGAQAVPHVPVDVQALDCDFYVFSGHKMYGPTGVGAVYGKRAHWRGMEPWQGGGDMILSVTMAGSTWADPPARFEAGTPHIAGAVGLGAAIDYMTDLGVAEIAAWEHELVAAGTELLAGVAGLRLIGTAAAKAAVFSFVLDGVHPHDVGTFLDADNIAVRTGHHCAQPVMDRFGVPATTRASLGLYNTVADLEALAASLQRIRKFFRV
- the sufD gene encoding Fe-S cluster assembly protein SufD, translating into MRTAAADKTMTYRELFRRTRESEPAWTRYAARREDALDRLVRDGLDVRGREDWVHGDPGALAGGEALPRHGAVASLQAAVLPSLAESHLLVFVDGVFAPDVSRLGDLPDGVVLRSLAAVDETDALGAVLGDDTTGFAALNDVFWRDGLLLDVPAGVTVGRPVELVFVHGPDSGAGVVPVRNVVRVGDRAVVTLVERFAPGRAGIAEQPLTEIVCGAGARVDHVKLVVGEAAGEHAGATHVRQDADSAYRSWEFATGGARVRRELALELAGSGAACVLNALYMGDDDQRFDMRTRVHHAAPGCRTEELYKGILDGRSRGVFDGQILVARDSQQTDAHQTNRNLLLSDDAVMNSIPRLEIYADDVKCSHGSTTGQIEENELFYLQARGFSLEEARTWLAWAFASEVIDAVPVPALREELAAIVTRSLHAVDTSLLGGRG